The Klebsiella aerogenes KCTC 2190 region CACGCAAATTAACGGCGGCGCGGTGGCGCTGTCCGCCGGCCACGATATGAATGCTCGCGCCGCCAGCGTGACGGCGACCAGCAGCCTGACGGTTGCCGCCGGCAATGATATTAACCTCAGCAGCGGCGAGTCCTCATGGCACCTGACGGAAAACAGCCATCAAAGCAGCAGCGGCCTGCTGGCTCGCCGCTCGCTCACCACTCACGATGAAGTGTGGGCGCAGAACGCCATCGGCAGCAATTTTAGCGGTGACAGTATTGTGATGCAGGCCGGGCGCGACCTGCTGGTGTCCGGCAGCAGTGTTGCCGGCACCCAGGACGTCAACCTTGTGGCGGGGCGTAACCTGACCATCACCACCGCCGAGGAAAGTCGCCAGGAAAACCATCTACGTAAAGAGAAACATAGCGGCTTTTCCGGCACCGGCGGCGTTGGCTTCAGCGTCGGCAGTTCGTCGCTGAAAGCCACCGATGTGACGACGGCGTTGAGTAGCGCCGCCAGTACTGTCGGAAGCTCACAGGGCAACCTTAGACTGAGCGCCGGTAATGTATTGACGGTTCAGGGATCTGACCTGGTGGCCGGCAACAATATGGCGTTGACCGGTAAAACCGTGAATATTCTGGCAGCGGAAAACCAGAGCACCCAGACCCATACCGTGGAGCAGAAAACCAGCGGCCTGACGCTGGCGTTATCCGGGATGGTGGGCAGCGCCATTAATACCGCGGTTTCCAGCGCCAACCAGGCCAGCACCGAGAGCAATGGCCGTCTCGCCGCGCTGAGCGGGCTGCAGTCGGCATTATCGGGCGTACAGGCGTATCAGGCATCGCAGATGCAGACTGCGGATTCCAGTTCGGAGAGCATGATAGGGGTCAACCTCTCCTGGGGTAGCCAGTCCTCGAAATCCACTCAGCGACAAACGCAGAACACCAGCCGCGGCAGCAGCCTGATGGCCGGCAACAATCTCAGCATTATCGCCACGGAGACGGATATCAACGTTGAGGGCAGCCAGCTGCAGGCCGGCGGCAGCGCGTTGCTCAATGCCGCGCGCGATGTGAATTTATTCTCTGCGGAGAACGCCAGCACCCTGAGCGGTAAAAACGAGAGCCATGGGAGTTCGTTTGGCGTCGGTATTAACTTCGGTCAGGGCGCGAACGGGCTGACGGTCAGCGCCAGCGCCAACGCCGGGAAGGGCCACGAGAAGGGCAACAGCCTGACGCATAACGAAACGACCCTCAGCGCCGGTGAGCGGGTGACTATCGTCAGCGGTCGCGATACGACGCTGACCGGGGCGCAGGTGAGCGGTCATCAGGTGACAATGGACGTCGGGCGTAACCTGACGCTGACCAGCGAGCAGGACAGCGATAACTACGATTCGAAGCAGCGTAGCGGCAGCTTGGGGGCGAGCGGCAGCATGGGCGGCGGTTCGGGTTCTCTTAACCTGAGCCAGAGCAAAATGCACAGCACCTGGGCGTCGGTGGAGGCGCAGACGGGGATTTTTGCCGGTGAGGGCGGTTTTGATGTGAAGGTGGGCGGGCATACGCAGCTGAATGGCAGCGTGCTGGCGAGCACGGCGGCGGCGGAGCTGAACCGGCTGGATACCGGGACGCTGGGTTTCCGGGATATTAAAAACTATGCCGAGTACAGCGTGGAGCAGCAGAGCGCGGGGGTGAGCACGAGTGGTAGCGTGGCGGGGCAGTTCCTGGGGAATGCGGCCAGCGGTCTGCTGATGGGGGCGAACGGGAGCGGCAGCGACAGTTCGCTGACGCGGGCGGCGGTGAGCGAGGGCAGTATCGTTATCCGCGACGGCGCGAATCAGCAGCAGGACGTGACGGGGTTAAGCCGGGATGCGGCGTATGCGAACCAGACGCTGAGTCCGATATTTGATAAGGAGAAAGAGCAGAACCGGCTGGCGACAGCGCAGAAGATAGGTGAAATCGGGCGCCAGGTGAGTGATGTGCTGGTGACGCAGGGCAAGCTGAACGCGCAGGCGGCGCAGAGCGACCCGGCGGCGCGGGCAGCGGCGCGGGCGAAGCTGGTAGCGGGAGGGAATGGCAGTCCGAGCGAGGAGCAAATCAGCGCGCAGGTGAGCCGGACGGCGACGGCGGACTACGATACGGGCGGAAAGTACCAGAAGGTGGCGCAGGCGGTAACGGCGGCGATGCAGGGTCTGGCGGGGGGCAACCTGGCGCAGGCGGCGAGTGGCGCAGTGAGCCCGTATGTGGCGGAAATCATTCACAGCCAGACGACGGACAGCGCGACGGGTAAGGTGAATGTGGAAGCCAATGCGATGGCGCACGCGGTGTGGGGAGCGATAGCGGCGGCATCGGGAAATAACAGCGCGCTGGCGGGAGCCGCAGGCGCAGTGAGCGGCGAGCTGCTGGGCCGCTGGATAGCGGCGGAATATTATCCGGATGTTAAGACAGAAGAGCTGTCGGATGAGCAGAAGTCGACGATAAGCGCGCTGAGTACGCTGGCGGCGGGACTGATGGGTGGGCTTAGCGGAGGCAGCAGCGCGGATGCGGTGGCGGGTGCGCAGGCCGGGAAGAACGCGGTGGAGAATAATGCGCTGAGTGATATTGCAGAGCAACTTGCTTCGGGGCAATCACCGGCGGAGAAACTCGACAAGCTGAATAAGGCAGAAGAAGAGCGATTCAGTCGGGAAGAATGCGCCGGATTAAGTCCAGACGCCTGTGGCGCCAAAATGTACGACCATCGCCGGGAAGCCCTGAAGGATATGGCATCGCTTGGTGTGGACTTCTTGCCCATTGCCGGGGATATCAAGGGATTTGCGGAAGCAGAAAGTGCGATAGATTATCTGGCCGCTGTAATAGGAATATTTCCGGGGTTAGGTGACGGAGCAGGTAAAGCGATTAAAGCAGCGGAGAAGGCACTGGCAAAAGGTGATCTTGAATCTGCTTCCAAGCTGATTAATAAAGCCAGCGATGATATACAGGTAAAATGGGTTGATGAAAATGCGGGAATGAGCCAGAGAGCAAGAGATTATAACGACTCTGCAACAGGTGCCCGGTCAAATATTGACACCCAAAAAGGTCAAGCTCCTACCATTGATAGAATTGATGCTAATGGGAATAGCAAGCCGGTTCGGTTCGATGGAGTGGATGGCAATGTCATGATAGATAGAAAAATATCTGTAGTGACAACTCAAAAAGCGAAAAACCAAGCCCTGAGACAATCAGAAGCACTGAAAAACAGTGGTATTACAGGGCGCTGGGAAGTGCCAAATCAGACTCAGGCTAATCGTGCTCAAAAGATGTTTGATGATTTAGGGATCAAGAACATAGAGGTGAAAATTGTTAAAGAGTAGCGAAGTTAAACTAGCTAAGATCATTGCGGATCTGGCTATTTTCTTAGAATTTACGAGTGAAGAGCTTCTTGATCCTGATGCTGCTGTAGAAGCAATGGAACAAGTAGCAGCAGAACTTCAGTTGTTAGATGATGAAGAACGGAGCAATCTTGCTAATATTTTTATTGATTTATCAAATGAATATGAAGGCGATAAATCAGAATATGTTAGGGATTTACCCGAATCTTTAGGTTTAATATGATAATACGATCCCGGCCTGAACTGGCCGGGATCGTATTATCAGCCGTTACACTCCCGAAAAATGTCCCTTGCCACGCTTGATCACCGGCAGATCGCCGGTGTCGTTAAGCGCGCCGGGGAAGGTCTTAAGCCACTGCTTCATCTTTGGCCCGTTAACGGAGACCACGTTCAGCCCCTCGGCGCAGCCGTACAACTTGCGGGTGTTCTGGTGGTGATGATGATGCAGTCTGGTGTCACCCGATCCGGATCGGCATCCTGTCAGTCAATTCAGGCAGTAGAACTTGTAGCAGATGGTGGAATGCGGAATGTCCGAATCAGCCCCTGAGCCCGCTATGTGACAATGGACGTCGGGCGTAACCTGACGCTGAGCAGCGAGCAGGACAGCGATAACTACGATTCGAAGCAGCGTAGCGGTAGCGGGAGTGAGCACGAGTGGTAGCGTGGCGGGGCAGTTCCTGGGGAATGCGGCCAGCGGTCTGCTGATGGGGGCGAACGGGAGCGGCAGCGACAGTTCGCTGACGCGGGCGGCAGCGACAGTTCGCTGACGCGGGCGGCGGTGAGCGAGGGCAGTATCGTTATCCGCGACGGCGCGAATCAGCAGCAGGACGTGACGGGGTTAAGCCGGGATGCGGCGTATGCGAACCAGACGCTGAGTCCGATATTTGATAAGGAGAAAGAGCAGAACCGGCTGGCGACAGCGCAGAAGATAGGTGAAATCGGGCGCCAGGTGAGTGACGTGCTGGTGACGCAGGGCAAGCTGAACGCGCAGGCGGCGCAGAGCGACCCGGCGGCGCGGGCGAAGCTGGTAGCGGGAGGGTATGCCAGCCCGAGCGAGGAGCAAATCAGCGCGCAGGTGAGCCGGACGGCGACGGCGGACTACGATACGGGCGGAAAGTACCAGAAGGTGGCGCAGGCGGTAACGGCGGCGATGCAGGGTCTGGCGGGCGGCAACCTGGCGCAGGCTGCGAGTGGCGCAGTGAGTCCGTATGTGGCGGAAATCATTCACAGCCAGACGACGGACAGCGCGACGGGTAAGGTGAATGTGGAAGCCAATGCGATGGCGCACGCGGTGTGGGGAGCGATAGCGGCGGCATCGGGAAATAACAGCGCGCTGGCGGGAGCGGCAGGCGCGGTGAGCGGCGAGCTGCTGGGGCGCTGGATAGCGGCGGAATATTATCCGGGTGTTAAGACAGAAGAGCTGTCGGATGAGCAGAAGTCGACGATAAGCGCGCTGAGTACGCTGGCGGCGGGACTGATGGGTGGGCTTAGCGGAGGCAGCAGCGCGGATGCGGTGGCGGGTGCGCAGGCCGGGAAGAACGCGGTGGAGAATAATGCTTTGAGTCCGATTGATTTCGGTAAAGGCATGGCTGACATGGGTTTATCCCAGCAGTCGCTCGGCGTTCATATGCTCCAGAATGGTGCCACACCAGAAGAACTCACGGCGGCGCTGATCAAGAACTCACAGGGACAGATACCGGACGGACAGAATGCAGCTAAAGGCCTGATGATTGCCTGGGCAGAATTCTTTGGGGTTCCGGTGAGTGCGTTGGCGGCGGATGGGGAAATGACGCCGCAACGAGCTGCGGAAATCTTGGCAAGTGGCGTGCCGACCAGTGAAGCGAAGTTAGTACAATATGTAGCAGCTAAGGCGTTTTTGGTTGTTGCGAAGAACACCTCTTATCCATCTGGAATTAGTTTTAAAATTGACCAACTGGAACATATGGGTTCTGTTGTAAAATACAATCAACAGAAAGGTATTACAGGTGGTCATAATGCTGATGCTTTCTATTCAACAGTAAGTGAGAAAAATGTGAAAATTGTCGGTGAAACTCAAAGCAGCGTGAAGGGTATTACTGAGGTTCAATATAAAATACCCGCTTACGATCGCGCCGGTAATATTACAGGTTATAAGGATAAAATATTTACCAAAACAATCTATGACCCTAAGATCTTTACTGACCAAAAAATGTTAGAATTGGGGCAGCAAGCTGCAAGTAGTGGTTACAAAGCAGCTATTGCATCTGGACAACGAGAATATACGGCAACCGCCGGCGGGATAAAATTCCAAGTTTATTTGGATAAAAAGACAGGAATGGTAGAAAATTTTCATCCGGTGACTAAATAATGAACGAATATATTTTTGAGAACATAGATTATGAAAACGATCCTGAATGGGTTGTTCGGGATTATTTTAATTCAATGTATCTACAGGGTAAATTCATATGGATGTTACCGTATCTTATAAATAAAATAGGCTGCGGTGTTAACGAAACATATTGTTCATTCCCTGATTTTGAAGACCCTGAT contains the following coding sequences:
- the cdiI gene encoding ribonuclease toxin immunity protein CdiI gives rise to the protein MNEYIFENIDYENDPEWVVRDYFNSMYLQGKFIWMLPYLINKIGCGVNETYCSFPDFEDPDPECHFEGIMFGVWDGELIVPEFVGFKYVRLACEKYIQLHPEDTEKVNELLAKIPA